A window of the Streptomyces griseochromogenes genome harbors these coding sequences:
- a CDS encoding CatB-related O-acetyltransferase codes for MPVPADPTVLHPMPEQPRVVLLKPLVKSPLIEVGEYSYYDDPDDPTAFETHNVLYHYGPEKLIIGKFCALGTGVRFIMNGANHRMDGPSTFPFPTMGGSWSEHFDLLTGLPGRGDTVVGNDVWFGHGTTVMPGVRIGHGAIIASGAVVTGDVPDYGIVGGNPARLIRTRYDDRDIARLLAVAWWDWPAEHITGQVRTIMSGSIADLEAAAPDAPGV; via the coding sequence ATGCCTGTGCCCGCCGACCCGACGGTCCTCCATCCGATGCCCGAGCAGCCCCGGGTGGTGTTGCTCAAACCGCTGGTGAAGTCCCCGCTGATCGAGGTCGGGGAGTACTCCTACTACGACGACCCGGACGACCCGACGGCGTTCGAGACGCACAACGTGCTCTACCACTACGGGCCGGAGAAGCTGATCATCGGCAAGTTCTGCGCGCTGGGCACAGGCGTGCGGTTCATCATGAACGGCGCCAACCACCGTATGGACGGGCCCTCGACCTTCCCCTTCCCCACCATGGGCGGCTCCTGGTCCGAGCACTTCGACCTGCTCACCGGCCTGCCCGGCCGAGGGGACACCGTCGTCGGCAACGACGTCTGGTTCGGCCACGGCACGACGGTCATGCCCGGCGTACGGATCGGACACGGCGCGATCATCGCCTCCGGCGCCGTGGTCACCGGCGACGTGCCCGACTACGGCATCGTCGGCGGCAACCCGGCCCGCCTCATCCGCACCCGCTACGACGACCGGGACATCGCCCGGCTGCTGGCGGTGGCCTGGTGGGACTGGCCCGCGGAGCACATCACCGGGCAGGTGCGGACGATCATGTCGGGCAGCATCGCCGACCTGGAGGCCGCCGCCCCGGACGCCCCGGGCGTGTGA
- a CDS encoding right-handed parallel beta-helix repeat-containing protein, with amino-acid sequence MKRCHIAYLACTAALVGSGLGAAPAAAAQRMLVVRPGESIQKAVDAAQPGDTVLVLAGTYHESVKISTPWVTLRGVGSATVIEPDATKAPAKAPAKTSTKTSAKDSAKDSTKDADSCAEGGNGICVVGTKTKNIEGVTVADLMVTGFSRTGVFGMATDRMRVHGVYAYKNGVWGIAQERSVRGVLRYNYARDNGDAGLFLANTVKEEAGAYDSGQTRVEYNRLEDNRIGITVRRLRNLTVAGNYVTGNCAGVFVVGDENQPKAGDLTVARNRVTGNNKSCPKTERLPALQGSGIVLTGTEKTRVTRNLVADNSGTSPLSGGIVLFKSFVGVTSDQNRIDTNAMENNSPADLVNTDTGKNNAFERNSCRASKPAGLC; translated from the coding sequence ATGAAGAGATGTCACATCGCATATCTCGCGTGCACCGCTGCCCTGGTCGGCTCGGGACTGGGTGCGGCCCCCGCGGCGGCCGCCCAGAGGATGCTGGTGGTCCGGCCGGGAGAGTCGATCCAGAAGGCGGTGGACGCCGCACAGCCCGGGGACACCGTTCTGGTGCTCGCCGGCACCTACCACGAGAGCGTCAAGATCAGCACCCCCTGGGTGACGCTGCGGGGCGTGGGCTCCGCGACGGTGATCGAGCCGGACGCGACGAAGGCCCCGGCGAAGGCCCCGGCGAAGACCTCGACGAAGACCTCGGCAAAGGACTCGGCAAAGGACTCGACGAAGGACGCCGACAGCTGCGCCGAGGGCGGCAACGGCATCTGTGTGGTGGGCACCAAGACCAAGAACATCGAGGGCGTCACCGTCGCCGACCTGATGGTGACCGGCTTCAGCCGGACCGGTGTGTTCGGCATGGCGACGGACCGCATGCGGGTGCACGGGGTGTACGCCTACAAGAACGGCGTGTGGGGCATCGCCCAGGAGCGGTCGGTGCGCGGGGTCCTGCGGTACAACTACGCGCGCGACAACGGCGACGCGGGCCTGTTCCTCGCCAACACCGTCAAGGAGGAGGCGGGCGCCTACGACTCCGGGCAGACCCGGGTCGAGTACAACCGCCTCGAGGACAACCGGATCGGGATCACCGTCCGCAGGCTGCGCAACCTCACCGTGGCGGGCAACTACGTGACCGGCAACTGCGCCGGGGTGTTCGTCGTCGGCGACGAGAACCAGCCCAAGGCCGGCGACCTGACCGTGGCGAGGAACCGGGTCACCGGCAACAACAAGTCCTGCCCGAAGACCGAGCGGCTGCCCGCGCTGCAGGGCTCCGGCATCGTCCTGACGGGCACCGAGAAGACCCGGGTGACCCGGAACCTGGTCGCCGACAACTCGGGCACGTCCCCGCTGTCCGGCGGCATCGTGCTCTTCAAGAGCTTCGTGGGCGTGACCAGCGACCAGAACCGGATCGACACGAACGCGATGGAGAACAACTCCCCCGCCGACCTGGTGAACACGGACACGGGCAAGAACAACGCCTTCGAACGCAACTCCTGCCGGGCCTCCAAGCCCGCGGGCCTTTGCTGA
- a CDS encoding NAD(P)/FAD-dependent oxidoreductase has protein sequence MSSSASSVVNGGISFWYADDGLPAEREPLSGDASADVVIVGGGYTGLWTAYYLKKAAPFLRITVLEQKFCGYGASGRNGGWLYNGIAGRDRYAKLHGHEAAVRLQKAMNDTVAEVVAVTEAEGIDADVHRGGVLEVATTPAQLARLKAFHEHELSYGEKDRELYGARQTAERIRVAGAVGSTWTPHGARLHPVKLVKGLAAAVEALGVTIHESTPVTEIRPKHAVTPYGTVRAPYILRCTEGFTASLKGQRRTWLPMNSSMIATEPLTGEQWAAIGWDGRETLGDMAHAYMYAQRTADGRIALGGRGVPYRFGSRTDNDGRTQPETIEALREILTRFFPALAGLRVEHAWSGVLGVPRDWCATVTLDRATGLGWAGGYVGSGVATTNLAARTLRDLVQQDSGQGGRTELTELPWVNHKVRKWEPEPFRWLGVQGMYATYRAADQRERLHPGGESSRLARVADRVAGRH, from the coding sequence ATGAGCAGCTCGGCAAGCAGTGTCGTCAACGGCGGCATCTCCTTCTGGTACGCGGACGACGGCCTCCCGGCGGAACGGGAGCCGCTGTCCGGGGACGCGTCGGCCGACGTCGTGATCGTCGGCGGCGGGTACACGGGACTGTGGACCGCGTACTACCTGAAGAAGGCCGCCCCCTTCCTCCGTATCACCGTCCTGGAGCAGAAGTTCTGCGGCTACGGCGCCTCCGGCCGCAACGGCGGCTGGCTGTACAACGGCATCGCGGGCCGGGACCGGTACGCGAAACTGCACGGCCACGAGGCCGCCGTGCGCCTGCAGAAGGCGATGAACGACACCGTCGCCGAGGTCGTCGCGGTCACCGAGGCGGAGGGCATCGACGCCGACGTGCACCGGGGCGGGGTGCTGGAGGTGGCGACCACACCCGCGCAGCTCGCCCGGCTCAAGGCGTTCCACGAGCACGAGCTGTCCTACGGCGAGAAGGACCGCGAGCTCTACGGCGCCCGGCAGACCGCCGAGCGGATCAGGGTGGCCGGCGCGGTCGGCTCGACCTGGACCCCGCACGGCGCCCGGCTGCACCCGGTGAAGCTGGTCAAGGGCCTCGCGGCGGCCGTGGAGGCGCTCGGCGTGACCATCCACGAGTCCACGCCGGTGACCGAGATCCGCCCCAAGCACGCCGTGACCCCCTACGGCACGGTCCGCGCCCCCTACATCCTGCGCTGCACGGAGGGCTTCACGGCCTCCCTGAAGGGCCAGCGGCGGACCTGGCTGCCGATGAACTCCTCGATGATCGCCACCGAGCCGCTCACCGGTGAGCAGTGGGCCGCGATCGGCTGGGACGGCCGCGAGACGCTCGGCGACATGGCGCACGCCTACATGTACGCGCAGCGCACGGCCGACGGGCGGATCGCGCTCGGCGGGCGCGGGGTGCCGTACCGCTTCGGCTCACGCACCGACAACGACGGCCGCACCCAGCCGGAGACGATCGAGGCCCTGCGCGAGATCCTGACCCGCTTCTTCCCCGCCCTCGCGGGCCTGCGCGTCGAGCACGCCTGGTCCGGCGTCCTCGGCGTGCCGCGCGACTGGTGCGCCACGGTCACCCTCGACCGGGCCACCGGCCTCGGCTGGGCGGGCGGTTACGTCGGCTCGGGCGTCGCCACCACCAACCTGGCCGCCCGCACCTTGCGCGACCTGGTCCAGCAGGACTCCGGCCAGGGAGGGCGCACCGAACTGACGGAACTGCCCTGGGTGAACCACAAGGTCCGCAAGTGGGAGCCCGAACCCTTCCGCTGGCTCGGCGTGCAGGGCATGTACGCCACCTATCGCGCGGCGGACCAGCGCGAACGCCTCCACCCCGGCGGGGAGTCCTCACGGCTGGCGCGGGTCGCGGACCGGGTGGCGGGACGCCACTGA
- a CDS encoding rhomboid-like protein: MNRIIGFRQGPRAAAAYVRSAPGTYVWLLILFLTTVALHHMSPEFEQHFLRRRSTNIHELSRNPVRVLFTSAMWIDGGHWVPYAVLYTLFHAQAERWLGTPRWLAVCAAAHVFATLISELALLMAIRNGHAPHAAVNTLDIGVSYALAGVMAVLAYRIAAPWRYPYLVALLAFYTVPLTTSRTFTDFGHFLSVLIGLACYPLVRGRGKAWNPKETLATLWVNVRA; encoded by the coding sequence GTGAACCGGATCATCGGATTTCGACAGGGGCCGCGGGCCGCGGCGGCGTACGTCCGCAGCGCGCCGGGCACCTATGTGTGGCTGCTGATCCTGTTCCTCACCACCGTCGCCCTGCACCACATGTCGCCGGAGTTCGAGCAGCACTTCCTGCGGCGGCGTTCCACCAACATCCACGAACTGTCACGGAACCCCGTCCGGGTGCTGTTCACCAGCGCGATGTGGATCGACGGCGGACACTGGGTGCCGTACGCCGTCCTGTACACCCTCTTCCACGCCCAGGCCGAGCGCTGGCTCGGCACCCCGCGATGGCTCGCGGTGTGCGCGGCCGCGCATGTGTTCGCCACGCTGATCAGCGAGCTGGCCCTGCTCATGGCGATCCGCAACGGCCATGCCCCGCACGCGGCGGTCAACACCCTGGACATCGGGGTGAGTTACGCGCTGGCGGGCGTGATGGCGGTGCTCGCCTACCGGATCGCCGCGCCCTGGCGCTATCCGTACCTGGTGGCCCTGCTCGCGTTCTACACGGTCCCGTTGACCACCAGCCGCACCTTCACCGACTTCGGGCACTTCCTGTCCGTACTGATCGGGCTGGCGTGTTACCCCCTGGTCAGAGGCCGCGGAAAAGCATGGAATCCGAAGGAGACACTGGCCACGCTGTGGGTTAACGTCCGCGCATGA
- a CDS encoding zinc-binding dehydrogenase has protein sequence MHAVRLYAFGPAENLTYEETEDPVPGPGEVRIAVAAAGVHLLDTALREGQRGPLPEPPVLPTVPGREVAGVVDALGDGTDGAWLGKRVVAHLGFAPGGYAGLAVTGAERLHEIPESLDFAEAVAMIGTGRTALGIVSFAEPGEDDVVVVPAAAGGIGTLLVQYAKNAGAMVVGLAGGPEKTARVRANGADLAVDYTGSGWPAEVRARLGAREKGHATIVYDGVGGDIAREAVALLGPGGRHLVFGWSAEGIGEDRQGYFAEGVSESVLGPAMLQRAGGLRALELRALTEAGAGRLRPAVTRFPLAEAARAHRALQTRGTTGKVVLEP, from the coding sequence ATGCATGCCGTCCGCCTGTACGCCTTCGGGCCCGCCGAGAACCTGACCTACGAGGAGACGGAGGATCCTGTCCCGGGGCCCGGTGAGGTGCGGATCGCGGTCGCCGCGGCCGGGGTGCATCTCCTCGACACCGCCCTGCGCGAGGGGCAGCGGGGCCCGCTGCCCGAACCGCCCGTCCTGCCCACCGTCCCCGGCCGCGAGGTCGCCGGGGTCGTGGACGCCCTCGGCGACGGCACGGACGGGGCCTGGCTCGGCAAACGGGTGGTGGCCCATCTGGGCTTCGCGCCCGGAGGCTACGCCGGACTCGCCGTCACCGGCGCCGAACGCCTGCACGAGATTCCGGAGAGCCTGGACTTCGCCGAGGCCGTGGCCATGATCGGCACGGGGCGCACGGCGCTGGGCATCGTGTCCTTCGCCGAGCCGGGCGAGGACGACGTGGTCGTCGTACCGGCGGCCGCGGGCGGCATCGGCACGCTGCTCGTGCAGTACGCGAAGAACGCCGGAGCCATGGTCGTCGGCCTGGCGGGCGGGCCGGAGAAGACCGCCCGGGTGCGCGCGAACGGCGCCGACCTCGCCGTCGACTACACCGGCTCCGGCTGGCCCGCCGAGGTCCGCGCCCGTCTGGGCGCGCGGGAAAAGGGGCACGCCACGATCGTCTACGACGGCGTCGGGGGCGACATCGCCCGGGAGGCGGTCGCCCTGCTCGGGCCCGGCGGCCGCCACCTCGTCTTCGGCTGGTCGGCGGAGGGGATCGGGGAAGACAGGCAGGGGTACTTCGCCGAAGGCGTCTCGGAGTCGGTCCTCGGCCCGGCCATGCTCCAGCGGGCGGGCGGTCTGCGCGCGCTCGAACTGCGCGCCCTCACCGAGGCCGGCGCGGGCCGCCTGCGCCCGGCCGTCACCCGCTTCCCGCTCGCCGAGGCGGCGAGGGCACACCGCGCGCTGCAGACGCGCGGCACGACCGGGAAGGTGGTGCTGGAGCCATGA
- a CDS encoding aminoglycoside phosphotransferase family protein, translating to MVGKMIEVPGELSASHEKFNGDAGRAFVADLPRRAEEFLSRWKLRVDGPVMYGRASLVLPVTRADGGRAALKLQLLDEESAGEPPALRVWNGDGAVRLLEHDEPTCTLLLERLDESRALSGLPDAREAVLVIAGLLARLTSVPAPAGLRGLDGIARAMLEQVPWALGRIPDADGRRVVADCAAAVREVVSEPGDRLLHWDLHYDNVLAADREKWLAIDPKPLAGDPGFDLLPAIHNRYDPAETGWRFDALTDSLGLDRERARAWTLGRVLQNCLWDLKDGDPLSAVQLEIGRTLRGR from the coding sequence ATGGTCGGCAAGATGATCGAGGTGCCCGGCGAGCTGTCCGCTTCTCACGAGAAATTCAACGGCGACGCGGGACGGGCCTTCGTCGCCGACCTGCCCCGGCGGGCCGAGGAGTTCCTTTCGCGCTGGAAGCTGCGGGTGGACGGGCCCGTGATGTACGGGCGGGCCTCGCTGGTCCTGCCGGTCACCCGGGCCGACGGCGGCCGGGCCGCGCTGAAGCTGCAGTTGCTGGACGAGGAGAGCGCCGGCGAGCCGCCGGCCCTGCGGGTGTGGAACGGGGACGGCGCCGTACGGCTGCTGGAACACGACGAGCCGACCTGCACCCTGCTGCTCGAACGGCTCGACGAGAGCCGCGCGCTGTCCGGGCTGCCGGACGCGCGCGAGGCCGTTCTGGTCATCGCCGGACTGCTGGCCCGGCTGACGTCCGTACCGGCCCCGGCGGGACTGCGCGGGCTGGACGGCATCGCGCGGGCGATGCTGGAGCAGGTGCCCTGGGCACTCGGGAGGATCCCGGACGCGGACGGGCGCCGTGTGGTCGCGGACTGCGCGGCGGCGGTGCGCGAGGTGGTGTCCGAGCCCGGCGACCGGCTGCTGCACTGGGACCTGCACTACGACAACGTGCTGGCCGCGGACCGGGAGAAGTGGCTGGCCATCGACCCCAAGCCGCTGGCCGGCGACCCCGGCTTCGACCTGCTCCCCGCGATCCACAACCGCTACGATCCCGCCGAGACCGGCTGGCGCTTCGACGCGCTGACGGACTCACTGGGCCTGGACCGGGAGCGGGCGCGGGCGTGGACGCTCGGGCGGGTGCTGCAGAACTGCCTGTGGGACCTGAAGGACGGCGACCCCCTGAGCGCCGTGCAGCTGGAGATCGGGCGGACGCTGCGCGGCCGCTGA
- a CDS encoding FAD-dependent oxidoreductase: MHHITVVGGGFAGLTAAITAAEAGAKVAVYEAHHTLGGRARTAEGPYRANEGPHALYNGGPHWTWLKRRNLIGPLAPIPPLEATRLRLRHHGVLRRTPPFAMLKLLRPGGRQAPVDADFLSWATGIAGEEGARAAAHYAAVALFHHDPGALSAAFVQERLRRATKLPPEAHYPRGGWASIIGRMAARAWKLGVRIETASRVDELPAGAPVVVATSLPAARRLLGDDSLTWPGGRTVLLDLALRTRRGDPYIISDLDATGWLERFTGPDRTLAPVGEQLIQGHFPIGPGHRRADGLARAEELLDLGFEGWRDRVTWRREAVADGRTGAVDLPGRSWRDRPAVDRGDGVYLAGDQVAAPGVLSEVSFNSAITAVALILGRPALDLKHA, from the coding sequence ATGCACCACATCACCGTCGTCGGCGGCGGCTTCGCCGGACTCACCGCCGCCATCACCGCCGCCGAGGCAGGCGCCAAGGTCGCGGTGTACGAGGCGCACCACACCCTGGGCGGCCGGGCCCGCACCGCCGAGGGGCCGTACCGCGCGAACGAAGGACCGCACGCCCTCTACAACGGCGGCCCGCACTGGACCTGGCTCAAGCGGCGGAATCTGATCGGGCCGCTCGCCCCGATCCCGCCGCTGGAGGCGACCCGGCTGCGGCTGCGCCATCACGGCGTCCTGCGCCGCACCCCGCCCTTCGCCATGCTCAAACTGCTGCGCCCCGGCGGCCGCCAGGCCCCGGTCGACGCCGACTTCCTGAGCTGGGCGACCGGCATCGCCGGCGAGGAGGGTGCCCGCGCGGCCGCCCACTACGCCGCTGTCGCCCTCTTCCACCACGATCCCGGCGCCCTGTCCGCCGCGTTCGTGCAGGAACGCCTGCGCCGGGCCACCAAGCTGCCGCCGGAGGCGCACTACCCGCGCGGCGGCTGGGCGAGCATCATCGGCCGGATGGCCGCGCGGGCCTGGAAGCTCGGCGTCAGGATCGAGACGGCGTCACGGGTCGACGAACTGCCCGCCGGCGCGCCCGTGGTCGTCGCCACCTCTCTTCCCGCCGCCCGCCGGCTGCTCGGCGACGACTCGCTGACCTGGCCCGGCGGCCGCACCGTGCTGCTCGACCTCGCGCTGCGCACCCGGCGCGGTGACCCCTACATCATCTCCGACCTGGACGCGACCGGCTGGCTGGAACGGTTCACCGGACCGGACCGAACCCTCGCGCCCGTCGGCGAGCAGCTGATCCAGGGTCACTTCCCGATCGGGCCGGGCCACAGGCGCGCCGACGGGCTCGCCCGGGCGGAGGAGTTGCTCGACCTGGGCTTCGAGGGCTGGCGGGACCGGGTCACCTGGCGGCGGGAGGCCGTGGCGGACGGCCGTACGGGAGCCGTGGACCTGCCGGGCCGCAGCTGGCGGGACCGGCCCGCCGTGGACCGCGGCGACGGTGTCTACCTCGCCGGCGACCAGGTCGCGGCGCCGGGCGTGCTGTCGGAGGTGTCCTTCAACAGCGCGATCACCGCGGTGGCACTGATCCTCGGCCGGCCCGCCCTTGACCTCAAGCACGCTTGA
- a CDS encoding M1 family metallopeptidase, with the protein MSRSARLVPSAAALLALALTGTACDGGVHGTPGSAGVYDPYFPKAGNGGYDVGHYALTLDYTPGSRHLTGKAVITARATKDLTAFDLDLAGLDVDSVTVEGRPALWNRTGQELTVRPHDDLRKGETFSATVRYSGTPKTLTDSDGAKEGWLPTADGALGLGEPVGSMAWFPGNHHPSDKATYDITVTVPEGLQAVSNGELTSQSTKGGRTTFAWHTAQPMASYVATVAIGHYDITSTKGPHGLPIVTAVDPTQAKASAKVLAKIPDIIDWEETNFGPYPFSSTGAIVDRPGDADYALETQNRPVFPADQFDTSTLVHELAHQWYGDSVTPKSWRDMWLNEGFATYAEWLYKEDYGHKSAQKTFDELYEDDDEAVWAFPPAKPSSAAHISDTPVYERGAMVLQKIRQKVGDDTFYDIIQGWAAARRHGSASTADFTEYVEKKVPDKDFTEIWKDWLYGDGRPAHP; encoded by the coding sequence ATGTCCAGATCCGCGCGCCTTGTCCCCTCCGCCGCCGCCCTGCTCGCCCTCGCCCTCACCGGCACCGCGTGCGACGGCGGAGTCCACGGCACCCCGGGCAGCGCCGGTGTATACGACCCGTACTTCCCGAAGGCGGGCAACGGCGGCTACGACGTCGGCCATTACGCCCTCACCCTCGACTACACCCCCGGCAGCCGGCACCTCACCGGCAAGGCGGTCATCACCGCCCGCGCCACCAAGGACCTGACCGCCTTCGACCTCGACCTCGCCGGACTGGACGTCGACTCGGTCACCGTCGAGGGCAGGCCCGCCCTCTGGAACCGCACGGGCCAGGAGCTCACCGTCCGTCCTCACGACGACCTCCGCAAGGGCGAGACCTTCAGCGCCACCGTCCGCTACTCGGGCACCCCGAAGACCCTCACCGACTCCGACGGTGCCAAGGAGGGCTGGCTGCCCACCGCCGACGGCGCGCTCGGCCTCGGCGAGCCGGTCGGCTCCATGGCCTGGTTCCCCGGCAACCACCACCCCTCCGACAAGGCGACCTACGACATCACGGTCACCGTCCCGGAGGGCCTCCAGGCCGTCTCCAACGGCGAGTTGACGAGCCAGAGCACCAAGGGGGGCCGTACGACCTTCGCCTGGCACACCGCCCAGCCGATGGCGAGCTACGTCGCTACGGTCGCCATCGGCCACTACGACATCACCAGCACCAAGGGCCCCCACGGCCTGCCGATCGTCACCGCCGTCGACCCCACCCAGGCCAAGGCGAGCGCGAAGGTGCTCGCGAAGATCCCCGACATCATCGACTGGGAGGAGACCAACTTCGGGCCGTACCCCTTCTCCTCCACCGGCGCGATCGTCGACCGCCCGGGCGACGCCGACTACGCCCTGGAGACCCAGAACCGGCCCGTCTTCCCCGCCGACCAGTTCGACACCAGCACGCTCGTGCACGAGCTCGCCCATCAGTGGTACGGCGACTCGGTCACCCCGAAGTCCTGGCGGGACATGTGGCTCAACGAGGGCTTCGCGACGTACGCGGAGTGGCTGTACAAGGAGGACTACGGCCACAAGAGCGCCCAGAAGACCTTCGACGAGCTGTACGAGGACGACGACGAAGCGGTGTGGGCCTTCCCTCCGGCGAAACCTTCCAGCGCCGCGCACATCTCGGACACCCCCGTCTACGAGCGCGGCGCGATGGTCCTGCAGAAGATCCGTCAGAAGGTCGGCGACGACACCTTCTACGACATCATCCAGGGCTGGGCCGCCGCCCGCCGCCACGGCAGCGCGAGCACCGCCGACTTCACCGAGTACGTCGAGAAGAAGGTCCCGGACAAGGACTTCACCGAGATCTGGAAGGACTGGCTGTACGGGGACGGCAGGCCGGCCCACCCGTGA
- a CDS encoding pentapeptide repeat-containing protein, whose product MARRATGEAGVRSARRPEVRLPPLEPWADGELEPDGDYDGMEFQEADLAGQDGAGARFMDCALTGCAVDETALGRARVLDSVLTGLRGVGTNLAESTFRDVELVDPRLGGTQLHGAVLERVVIRGGKIDYLNLREAQLKDVVFESCVLVEPDFAGARLERVEFVDCALKEADFGGATLKDVDLRGAAPLEIVRGLDRLSGAVISTGQLLDLAPVLAAELGIRVM is encoded by the coding sequence ATGGCGAGGAGAGCGACGGGCGAGGCAGGCGTACGGTCGGCGCGGCGGCCGGAGGTGCGGCTGCCGCCGCTGGAACCGTGGGCGGACGGCGAGTTGGAGCCGGACGGCGACTACGACGGGATGGAGTTCCAGGAGGCGGACCTGGCCGGGCAGGACGGCGCGGGCGCCCGCTTCATGGACTGCGCGCTGACGGGCTGCGCGGTGGACGAGACGGCCCTGGGCCGGGCCCGGGTGCTGGACTCGGTCCTCACCGGCCTGCGGGGTGTCGGCACGAATCTGGCCGAGTCCACGTTCCGCGACGTCGAGCTGGTCGACCCCCGCCTGGGCGGCACCCAGTTGCACGGCGCCGTCCTGGAGCGGGTGGTGATCCGGGGCGGCAAGATCGACTATCTCAATCTCCGCGAGGCTCAGCTCAAGGACGTCGTCTTCGAGTCCTGCGTCCTGGTCGAGCCGGACTTCGCCGGTGCCCGCCTGGAGCGGGTGGAGTTCGTCGACTGCGCCCTGAAGGAGGCCGACTTCGGCGGCGCGACACTGAAGGACGTGGACCTGCGCGGGGCCGCTCCGCTGGAGATCGTGCGCGGTCTCGACCGGCTCTCGGGCGCGGTGATCAGCACGGGGCAACTGCTGGACCTGGCACCGGTGCTGGCGGCGGAGCTGGGGATCCGGGTGATGTGA
- a CDS encoding M4 family metallopeptidase — MVVLALQNGAATAAPTHTPGAAALPLSASARATALASAQHNAGAAARELGLGAKEKLVVRDVVKDADGTVHTRYERTYAGLPVLGGDLVTHVAKNGSLKGVDKAAKARISVPTTAAAVSPASAKKTALKASDSARATAATSRKVIWATGSKPVLAYESVVKGVQHDGTPSELHVITDAQTGKKIYSYEAIDTGTGTSRYSGTVTLGTTASASGGYDLVDGGRGGHKTYDLNGGTSGTGTLFHDADDVWGDGTVNNRQTAGVDAAYGAAVTWDFYKSAFNRNGIAGDGKAAYSRVHYGNAYVNAFWDDSCFCMTYGDGTNNTDPLTSLDVAGHEMSHGLTAATAKLNYSRESGGLNEATSDIFGTSVEFFANNSSDVGDYLIGEKIDINGDGTPLRYMDKPSKDGGSADYWSKSVGRLDVHYSSGVANHFFYLLSEGSGAKTINGVSYNSPTYDGSTVTGIGRAKADQIWYKALTTYFTSTTNYAGARTGTLQAAADLYGSGSAEYNAVAAAWKAVNVK, encoded by the coding sequence ATGGTCGTGCTCGCGCTGCAGAACGGCGCCGCCACCGCCGCCCCCACGCACACCCCCGGCGCCGCCGCCCTCCCGCTCAGCGCGTCGGCCCGTGCCACGGCCCTCGCGTCGGCCCAGCACAACGCCGGTGCGGCGGCGCGCGAACTCGGCCTCGGTGCCAAGGAGAAGCTGGTCGTCCGGGACGTGGTCAAGGACGCCGACGGCACGGTCCACACCCGTTACGAGCGCACGTACGCCGGTCTGCCCGTCCTCGGCGGCGACCTGGTCACCCATGTGGCGAAGAACGGTTCGCTCAAGGGCGTCGACAAGGCGGCCAAGGCCCGGATATCCGTGCCGACCACCGCCGCGGCCGTTTCCCCCGCGAGCGCGAAGAAGACCGCCCTCAAGGCCTCCGACTCCGCCAGGGCCACCGCCGCCACCTCGCGCAAGGTCATCTGGGCGACCGGCAGCAAACCGGTCCTCGCCTACGAGTCCGTCGTCAAGGGCGTCCAGCACGACGGCACCCCGAGCGAGCTGCACGTCATCACCGACGCGCAGACCGGCAAGAAGATCTACTCCTACGAGGCGATCGACACCGGCACCGGCACCAGCCGGTACAGCGGCACGGTCACGCTCGGCACCACCGCTTCCGCCTCCGGAGGCTACGACCTCGTCGACGGCGGCCGCGGCGGCCACAAGACCTACGACCTGAACGGCGGTACGTCCGGCACCGGCACCCTCTTCCACGACGCCGACGACGTCTGGGGCGACGGCACCGTGAACAACCGCCAGACCGCCGGCGTCGACGCCGCCTACGGCGCCGCCGTCACCTGGGACTTCTACAAGAGCGCGTTCAACCGCAACGGCATCGCGGGAGACGGCAAGGCCGCCTACTCACGTGTCCACTACGGCAACGCCTACGTCAACGCCTTCTGGGACGACAGCTGCTTCTGCATGACGTACGGCGACGGCACGAACAACACCGACCCGCTCACCTCGCTCGACGTGGCCGGCCACGAGATGAGCCACGGCCTGACCGCGGCCACGGCGAAGCTCAACTACAGCCGTGAGTCCGGCGGCCTGAACGAGGCCACCTCCGACATCTTCGGCACGTCGGTGGAGTTCTTCGCGAACAACTCCTCCGACGTCGGTGACTACCTCATCGGCGAGAAGATCGACATCAACGGCGACGGCACCCCGCTGCGCTACATGGACAAGCCCAGCAAGGACGGCGGCTCCGCCGACTACTGGTCGAAGTCGGTCGGCCGCCTCGACGTGCACTACTCGTCGGGCGTCGCCAACCACTTCTTCTACCTGCTGAGCGAGGGCAGCGGCGCGAAGACGATCAACGGGGTCTCCTACAACTCGCCGACCTATGACGGCTCCACGGTCACCGGCATCGGCCGGGCCAAGGCCGACCAGATCTGGTACAAGGCCCTGACCACGTACTTCACCTCGACGACCAACTACGCGGGCGCCCGCACCGGCACCCTGCAGGCCGCGGCCGACCTGTACGGGTCGGGCAGCGCGGAGTACAACGCGGTGGCGGCGGCCTGGAAGGCGGTCAACGTCAAGTAG